In Harpia harpyja isolate bHarHar1 chromosome 18, bHarHar1 primary haplotype, whole genome shotgun sequence, a single genomic region encodes these proteins:
- the XIAP gene encoding E3 ubiquitin-protein ligase XIAP isoform X1: MTCNVPDNISEACATPDTDRDQEWAQEHYRLGTFAEFPLSCPVSTSALAQAGFIYTGEGDKVKCFSCHTTIEGWAPGDSAVETHKKLSPNCKFITESTCLENNIHPLAQNYQHRTENGSSNSALPCTLDGTSDVEADYLLRTRQVVDMSDTLYPKNPAMCSEETRLKSFHSWPLNSQLTPKELANAGFYYTGVDDQVACFCCGGKLKKWEPSDRAWSEHKRHFPKCFFVLGRDVGNVASESIPAELGSSGLNSAQHPRNPSMAKYGRRLQTFLTWIYPVDKEQLAEAGFYSIGNGDHVVCFHCGGGLQEWKENEDPWDQHAKWFPGCRFVRKEKGLEFINNVHLRDGYRDSTTEAAEGTVLPKDDLLQNPLVQGAIDMGFNLSEIRNTMEKRLQMSGESHTSVEDLVADLISAQKENTREEGPNEIPVEQDELIQLQNLYLSTEEKLRRLQEEKLCKICMAKDISVALIPCGHLVACKECAEALNECPLCRTNIMKRQEIFMY; this comes from the exons ATGACGTGTAATGTCCCAGATAACATCTCGGAAGCTTGTGCCACTCCAGACACTGACCGTGACCAGGAATGGGCACAGGAACACTATCGACTAGGAACTTTTGCTGAATTTCCACTTAGCTGTCCGGTTTCGACATCAGCACTAGCACAAGCTGGCTTTATTTATACTGGAGAAGGTGACAAAGTGAAGTGCTTCAGTTGCCATACAACTATTGAAGGATGGGCGCCTGGGGATTCTGCAGTTGAGACACACAAAAAGCTTTCCCCAAATTGTAAATTTATTACTGAATCTACTTGTCTGGAAAATAACATACATCCTCTCGCTCAGAACTACCAGCATAGAACTGAAAACGGTTCCAGCAATTCAGCCCTCCCATGTACTCTGGATGGCACATCTGATGTTGAGGCAGATTACCTCCTGAGAACTAGGCAGGTTGTGGATATGTCAGATACTTTGTATCCTAAAAACCCTGCTATGTGCAGTGAAGAGACAAGATTAAAGTCTTTTCACAGCTGGCCCCTCAATAGCCAGTTGACACCAAAGGAATTAGCTAATGCTGGATTCTATTATACAGGTGTTGATGATCAAGTGGCATGTTTTTGTTGTGGTGGAAAATTGAAAAAGTGGGAACCCAGTGACAGAGCTTGGTCAGAACACAAGAGGCATTTTCCCAAATGCTTTTTTGTCCTGGGCCGGGATGTTGGAAATGTTGCAAGTGAATCTATTCCTGCTGAGCTTGGGAGCAGTGGTTTGAACAGTGCACAGCATCCAAGGAATCCATCTATGGCAAAATATGGAAGACGTTTACAAACATTTTTAACTTGGATATATCCTGTTGACAAAGAGCAGCTTGCTGAAGCTGGTTTCTATAGCATAG GTAATGGTGATCATGTGGTTTGTTTCCACTGTGGTGGAGGATTGCAAGaatggaaggaaaatgaagacCCATGGGATCAACATGCCAAATGGTTTCCTGG gTGCAGAtttgtgagaaaggaaaaggggcTAGAATTTATAAATAATGTTCACTTAAGAGATGGATATAGGGATTCAACA ACAGAAGCTGCTGAAGGGACGGTACTTCCTAAAG ATGATCTCTTACAGAATCCTTTGGTACAAGGTGCCATAGACATGGGTTTCAATTTGTCTGAGATTAGGAACACCATGGAAAAGAGATTGCAGATGTCTGGAGAAAGTCACACATCTGTTGAGGATCTGGTAGCAGACTTAATAAGtgctcagaaagaaaatacaagggAAGAAGGACCAAATGAAATCCCAGTTGAGCAAGATGAGCTTATTCAATTACAAAACCTCT ATCTCAGTACTGAAGAGAAGTTAAGACGCttgcaggaagaaaagctttGTAAAATCTGTATGGCTAAAGACATATCAGTCGCCCTCATTCCCTGTGGTCACCTAGTTGCCTGTAAGGAATGTGCTGAAGCACTTAATGAATGCCCTCTGTGTCGTACAAATATTATGAAAAGACAGGAAATTTTTATGTATTAG
- the XIAP gene encoding E3 ubiquitin-protein ligase XIAP isoform X2, with protein sequence MTCNVPDNISEACATPDTDRDQEWAQEHYRLGTFAEFPLSCPVSTSALAQAGFIYTGEGDKVKCFSCHTTIEGWAPGDSAVETHKKLSPNCKFITESTCLENNIHPLAQNYQHRTENGSSNSALPCTLDGTSDVEADYLLRTRQVVDMSDTLYPKNPAMCSEETRLKSFHSWPLNSQLTPKELANAGFYYTGVDDQVACFCCGGKLKKWEPSDRAWSEHKRHFPKCFFVLGRDVGNVASESIPAELGSSGLNSAQHPRNPSMAKYGRRLQTFLTWIYPVDKEQLAEAGFYSIGNGDHVVCFHCGGGLQEWKENEDPWDQHAKWFPGCRFVRKEKGLEFINNVHLRDGYRDSTTEAAEGTVLPKDLSTEEKLRRLQEEKLCKICMAKDISVALIPCGHLVACKECAEALNECPLCRTNIMKRQEIFMY encoded by the exons ATGACGTGTAATGTCCCAGATAACATCTCGGAAGCTTGTGCCACTCCAGACACTGACCGTGACCAGGAATGGGCACAGGAACACTATCGACTAGGAACTTTTGCTGAATTTCCACTTAGCTGTCCGGTTTCGACATCAGCACTAGCACAAGCTGGCTTTATTTATACTGGAGAAGGTGACAAAGTGAAGTGCTTCAGTTGCCATACAACTATTGAAGGATGGGCGCCTGGGGATTCTGCAGTTGAGACACACAAAAAGCTTTCCCCAAATTGTAAATTTATTACTGAATCTACTTGTCTGGAAAATAACATACATCCTCTCGCTCAGAACTACCAGCATAGAACTGAAAACGGTTCCAGCAATTCAGCCCTCCCATGTACTCTGGATGGCACATCTGATGTTGAGGCAGATTACCTCCTGAGAACTAGGCAGGTTGTGGATATGTCAGATACTTTGTATCCTAAAAACCCTGCTATGTGCAGTGAAGAGACAAGATTAAAGTCTTTTCACAGCTGGCCCCTCAATAGCCAGTTGACACCAAAGGAATTAGCTAATGCTGGATTCTATTATACAGGTGTTGATGATCAAGTGGCATGTTTTTGTTGTGGTGGAAAATTGAAAAAGTGGGAACCCAGTGACAGAGCTTGGTCAGAACACAAGAGGCATTTTCCCAAATGCTTTTTTGTCCTGGGCCGGGATGTTGGAAATGTTGCAAGTGAATCTATTCCTGCTGAGCTTGGGAGCAGTGGTTTGAACAGTGCACAGCATCCAAGGAATCCATCTATGGCAAAATATGGAAGACGTTTACAAACATTTTTAACTTGGATATATCCTGTTGACAAAGAGCAGCTTGCTGAAGCTGGTTTCTATAGCATAG GTAATGGTGATCATGTGGTTTGTTTCCACTGTGGTGGAGGATTGCAAGaatggaaggaaaatgaagacCCATGGGATCAACATGCCAAATGGTTTCCTGG gTGCAGAtttgtgagaaaggaaaaggggcTAGAATTTATAAATAATGTTCACTTAAGAGATGGATATAGGGATTCAACA ACAGAAGCTGCTGAAGGGACGGTACTTCCTAAAG ATCTCAGTACTGAAGAGAAGTTAAGACGCttgcaggaagaaaagctttGTAAAATCTGTATGGCTAAAGACATATCAGTCGCCCTCATTCCCTGTGGTCACCTAGTTGCCTGTAAGGAATGTGCTGAAGCACTTAATGAATGCCCTCTGTGTCGTACAAATATTATGAAAAGACAGGAAATTTTTATGTATTAG